One segment of Marinobacter sediminum DNA contains the following:
- the dinB gene encoding DNA polymerase IV — protein sequence MPQRKIIHVDCDCFYAAVEMRDDPTLRDLPLAVGGNGGRGVVTTCNYKARAFGVRSAMPGSEARRLCPGLVTVPTDMARYQAASRQVMAILRELTDLVEPLSLDEAFLDVSDITDHKGSATLMARYLRERVEREVGITISAGVAPNKFLAKIASDWEKPNGLCVIRPEDVDGFVRALPVEKLFGVGQVTASRLHQMGVETCGDLQAVGPEVLTERFGKQGYRLHEMAHGRDERPVVVTRIAKSISVERTFSQDLPDRSACETVMASLVADLNLRLSRKARQKPIHKLFIKIRYSDFSTHTLERVREQVREPGLEDYLPLFKELAGEKDRPVRLLGMGVRFRNDDAPVTQLRLFD from the coding sequence ATGCCACAGCGCAAGATCATCCATGTGGATTGTGACTGCTTCTATGCGGCGGTTGAAATGCGTGACGACCCGACGTTACGGGATCTTCCTCTGGCAGTGGGTGGCAACGGAGGCCGCGGGGTTGTGACCACCTGCAATTATAAGGCGCGGGCATTCGGTGTTCGATCCGCCATGCCTGGCAGCGAGGCTCGCAGGCTTTGCCCGGGGCTGGTGACAGTACCAACGGACATGGCCCGTTATCAGGCCGCATCGCGACAGGTTATGGCCATCCTGCGGGAACTGACGGATCTGGTGGAGCCGTTGTCGCTGGATGAGGCCTTTCTGGATGTGTCCGATATCACCGATCACAAGGGCAGCGCGACTCTGATGGCTCGGTATCTGCGGGAGCGGGTAGAGCGTGAAGTTGGTATCACGATTTCTGCGGGTGTTGCACCCAACAAATTTCTGGCGAAGATCGCCAGCGATTGGGAAAAGCCGAATGGTCTGTGTGTTATCAGGCCTGAAGATGTGGATGGTTTTGTTCGAGCCTTGCCGGTCGAAAAACTGTTCGGCGTAGGGCAGGTCACGGCTTCCAGATTGCACCAGATGGGGGTAGAGACCTGCGGGGATCTGCAGGCCGTGGGGCCGGAAGTACTGACGGAGCGTTTCGGCAAACAGGGTTACCGGCTTCACGAGATGGCCCATGGCCGTGACGAACGTCCGGTTGTGGTCACCCGGATCGCCAAATCAATCAGTGTCGAGCGGACATTTTCTCAGGACCTGCCTGACCGGTCTGCCTGTGAGACGGTTATGGCTTCACTGGTGGCTGATCTCAATCTCCGATTATCCAGAAAGGCCCGCCAGAAGCCGATCCACAAACTGTTTATAAAGATCCGCTACAGTGATTTTTCAACTCATACGCTGGAGCGGGTTAGAGAGCAGGTCAGGGAGCCCGGTCTGGAGGACTACCTGCCGTTATTCAAGGAATTGGCTGGGGAGAAAGATCGGCCTGTACGCCTGCTGGGAATGGGGGTGCGCTTTCGAAATGACGATGCACCCGTTACTCAGTTGCGTCTTTTCGATTGA